The Mesorhizobium sp. M3A.F.Ca.ET.080.04.2.1 genome contains the following window.
AGACCGCCGCAAAAGCCGCCAGTGACGAACTGGCGGGCGGTCGGGCCAATCATCAGGCGCCCGTCCGGCCGGGTCAGCGTGGCGAAGAACGTGACGACCCAGGAGCCGACGACATTGACGAAAGCCGTTGCAAGAAGCGCGCTGAGGCCGAGCAACGAAACAATGACATAGCCGGAGAGGAAACGCGCCAGCGAGCCGATGGCCGCACCGCCGCCGACCGCCAGATAGAGTTGCGCTGCCTGTCTGTCCTTGCCTCCCATGGCCTTTACCCCGCCATCCAGACGACGGCAAAGAAGCCGGCCGCGACGAAGAGCACGCACGCCGCCGATGAAGCAACGACATTGAAGACGGCGAGCCGCCCCTCCCCGTCCAGCGCCAGGTTCAGCGTCTGCAGGCAGAAGGAGGAGACGGTGGTGTAGCCGCCGAACAGACCGACGACGATGAAATCACGGACCAGATCGCTGGCGAAGACGCCGCCGACCGTGCGAGCCGCGCCGGCAAAGCCACCGATGGCCAAGGCGCCGGAGACGTTGACCGCCAGCGTGCCCCAGGGAAAGGTCTCGCCGACCGCGCGGCCGACGATGCCCGAAAGGAAGAAGCGGGATATGCCGCCGCAAAACCCGCCGATCAGGACCAGGGCGCAAGCCGCAAGGGTCATTGCTTCATGCCTCTCCATTTACGGCCCGAGCCGCGTTGACCGAACAGGCATGTTGCGAGCGCACAAGCAGATCCTGCCGCGCAGAGCACGCCTGGCAGGAGTCATCAGCCCAGATGCGAAAAGCTTGG
Protein-coding sequences here:
- the crcB gene encoding fluoride efflux transporter CrcB; its protein translation is MTLAACALVLIGGFCGGISRFFLSGIVGRAVGETFPWGTLAVNVSGALAIGGFAGAARTVGGVFASDLVRDFIVVGLFGGYTTVSSFCLQTLNLALDGEGRLAVFNVVASSAACVLFVAAGFFAVVWMAG
- the crcB gene encoding fluoride efflux transporter CrcB; protein product: MGGKDRQAAQLYLAVGGGAAIGSLARFLSGYVIVSLLGLSALLATAFVNVVGSWVVTFFATLTRPDGRLMIGPTARQFVTGGFCGGLTTFSAMSLDTFILLFERDLGLAATYLVSVVVLSLAAAWLGYAMAIRINR